Part of the Flavobacterium sp. KS-LB2 genome is shown below.
ATTGCGATTATTAGTTCGTTTGCGGCACGAGAAGTTTTTGTTGGAACCTTAGCTACAATTTATAGTGTGGGCGGAAGCGAAAATGAAGTGACAATCAAGAACAAAATGGCCGCCGAGATCAATCCTGTAACTGGAGAAAAGATTTTCAACTTTGCCTCTGGAATATCATTGCTGTTGTTTTATGCTTTTGCCATGCAATGCGCCAGTACGCTTGCAGTTACTAAAAAAGAAACGAATTCTTGGAAATGGCCAGCAGGACAATTAATCTTCATGTCTGGGTTTGCATATGTGGTAGCATTGATAGCCTATCAAATTCTAAAATAGAGCATTTCAGCTTCAAATTTCAGCACTGAACAAACGTTAAATCTGGTTATTATATTATTTTTAATTTGTCTAAATAAGATTTGTGTTTTACTTTTGCACCGTAGAACCAATCTAAATAAAATGAGAAATAGTTTACTTGCCGCTTCTTTACTAGTTACTACTTTTGTATTTGCACAAAAAAAAGAGCTTTCAAAAACTCAAAAAGATAGTATCGAAAGTTTAAATGAAGTTATTATTACCACCGATGCTATTGTAGGAAGTAAATTCAAAGCAAAAAACAAAGCGGGTTCCACTTATTTTATTTCTCCAAAAGAATTAAAAAGCTTTAACTATGATGATGTTTCTAGAATTTTAAGAACAGTTCCAGGAGTTACAATTCAGGAAGAAGATGGTTTTGGTTTACGACCAAACATTGGTATGAGAGGAACTAGCCCAAATAGAAGTGAGAAAATCACTTTGATGGAAGATGGAATTCTAATTGCTCCAGCTCCTTATGCCGCTCCAGCAGCTTATTATTTTCCAACAGTAAACAGAATGCAATCATTCGAAATATTGAAAGGCGGTAGCCAAATTCAATATGGTCCTTATACAACAGGAGGCGCTATAAATATGGTTTCGACCCAAATTCCAAGCCGTTTTTCGGGACGAATTATCGCTAGTATTGGTAGCTTTAATACTAAAAAAACCTATGTAAACATTGGTGATGAACATAAAAACTTTGGTTACGTATTAGAATACAACAACCGAAATTCAGATGGATTCAAAAAAATTGACAATAGCTCAAAAAACACCGGTTTTCAAGGAAATGATTATGTGGCTAAATTTAGAGTAAATACAAATGCTAATGCAAAAGTATACCAATCACTTACGGCAAAAATACAGTACAGCGAAGACTTAGCAAACGAAACATACCTTGGACTAACTGATACAGATTATGGTGCAAATCCCTTTAGAAGATATGTTGGCTCCAATGAAGATTATATCGATACTGAACACCGTCAAATCATGTTAACACATTTAATTAAACCTTCTCAAAATCTTAGCATTACCACAAAAGCCTACAAAAACGATTTTGCTAGAAACTGGTACAAATTAGATGCTTTACGTTTAGGAACATCTAGAGTAAGTATTAATAGTATTCTAGAAGATCCCGTTCGATTTAATGCAGAATATAGAGCAGTAACAGGAGTTGACAATACGATTGATAATGCTTTACTGGTAAAAGCAAACAATAGAGAATACGAAGCAAAAGGGATACAAACCGTTGCAAACTATACTTTTGAAACAGGGAAAGTAAAACATGATATTGATTTTGGTATTCGCTACCATGAGGATTATGAAGATCGTTTTCAATGGGTAGATGGATACGCCATCCAAAACGGAGTGATGAATAGAACGAGTAGTGGAATTCCTGGAACTGATGCTAACAGAATCACAAAAGCGCAAGCCGTTGCTGCACATGTACTTTATAATTTGAACATTGATCGATTTACTTTTACACCTGGAATCCGCTATGAAGATATTAAATTAAATTCACTGAATTACGGTACAAATGACGTTAATAGAGTTGGTACAGCTTTGGCCAAAGCCAATAACAACATCAATGTATGGATTCCAGGAATGGGAATTTTGTACAAGATAAATGATGATTATAATGTATTTACAAGTATTCACAAAGGCTTTTCACCTCCAGGCATAACCGCAGGTGAAGATGCCGAAAATAGCTTAAACACGGAATTAGGTTTTCGCTTCCGTAAAAATGCATTACAAGGAGAAATCATTGGGTATTATAATAATTTTTCAAATCTTCAAGGTTCAGATTCCATGTCAGGTGGTGGAACAGGCACTGGTGACTTATTCAATGCTGGTGCAGCTGTCGTAAAAGGAATTGAATTACTGGCAACCTATGACGTTATCAACAACCGAGAAAAAGGGTTTAAAGTACCCGTAACCGTTTCTTACACTTTAACGGATACCGAATTGAAAAACAATTTTAACAGCACGATTTGGGGAACTGTAGAAAATGGAGATGAAATTCCATACATTGCCAAAAATCAAATTGCCATTACCACAGCATTTGAAACTGAAAAACTCAATTTTGCCCTTAGCGGAAAATATGTTGATGCTTTTAGAACTTTAGCCGGAAATGGAACGATTCCAGCTGCTAATAAAGTACCTTCAAACTTTATTATTGATTTCTCAGCTAAATACCATCTTACAAACAACATCAGTTTGATGGGTAACATTATAAATTTATTAGACAAAGAATATGCTGTTTCAAGAGTTCCAGCGGGATTAAGACCAGGTCAACCTTTTGGAATTAACTTTGGAATCATGGCTCAGTTGTAAAAATTTGTAATTAGTTTAACGCAAAAAGCAACCATTCTGGGTTGCTTTTTCTTATATTTATAGTATGGATATTCAAGAAATTTTGGCTTTTTTAGCACTTGGAATTGCCCTTGCATTTTTGATTAAAAAATTCTTTATCAAAAAGAAAAAATCAGATAAAAACTGCGGCAGTGGCGATTGTGGTTGTAGTTAAGACTAGTTGTAGTAGCCTATTTTAATCCTATATTCATTAGGATTAATTTCAACCCCTTCTTTTGGATAAGGAAAAACACTAACACTTTTTACATTTTTCTGTTTTTCAGGCAAATATTTAGAAAACCATTGTTTATTTCCCTCTTGATCTTTTATTGAAAAAACCATCATATGCTCCTCCAATAATTTTGAATCTTTGTAAACAGCTACTACAGTAGAAACTTCTCCAGCCCAAATACATGCAACACCTTCTGGGCAACGGGAATCATTAACAATCGCTTTTAAAACCAGAGTATATCCCTTTTTATTAAGGCACATTTTCTGAGTTATTTTTAGAAATCGAACCTTTTCAATTTTGGTTTTTTGACCGAAAGTTATCATACTAAAAATCAAAAAAAACAGTAGTAATGATTTTTTCATATTCTTTCCTTTTAAAATGGTTTCTCCAAAGATAAGTACTAAACACTTATGACACCTTCACAAAAAGGTTGCTTGCAATTTTATTCGAAATTGTTAATTCCTTTTGGTCTACTTTTATTTTCAGAGACAAATCGAAACTTTCCTTGCTTATGATTTCGATTTTAGAACCCAATGCGATTCCTTGTTTGTCTAAATATTTTAGAAATTCTGACGAAGTATCTTTAACGCCCACACAAATACCCGTTTGGTTTTCATGTAACTCAGAGAGCAACTGTTTTTCGATTTTAACTATTTGGCCATTTGCATCGGGAATGGGATCTCCATGCGGATCTTCGGTGGGATTCCCCAGAAAATCATCTAGTTTGTTGATGAGTTTTTCGGATTTAATGTGTTCTAATTGTTCTGCAATATCATGAACCTCATCCCAGGAAAAATCTAACTTGTCAACTAAAAAAACCTCCCACAACCGGTGTTTCCTCACAATCATTTTTGCGGCTATTTTACCGTGATTGGTCAATGAAACCCCTTGGTATTTTTTATAATTTACCAAGTCTTTTTCCGCTAATTTCTTAAGCATATCAGTCACTGATGACGCTTTAGTTTCCATTTTTTCGGCAATAGCATTGGTGCTTATTTCTGAATCT
Proteins encoded:
- a CDS encoding TonB-dependent receptor family protein produces the protein MRNSLLAASLLVTTFVFAQKKELSKTQKDSIESLNEVIITTDAIVGSKFKAKNKAGSTYFISPKELKSFNYDDVSRILRTVPGVTIQEEDGFGLRPNIGMRGTSPNRSEKITLMEDGILIAPAPYAAPAAYYFPTVNRMQSFEILKGGSQIQYGPYTTGGAINMVSTQIPSRFSGRIIASIGSFNTKKTYVNIGDEHKNFGYVLEYNNRNSDGFKKIDNSSKNTGFQGNDYVAKFRVNTNANAKVYQSLTAKIQYSEDLANETYLGLTDTDYGANPFRRYVGSNEDYIDTEHRQIMLTHLIKPSQNLSITTKAYKNDFARNWYKLDALRLGTSRVSINSILEDPVRFNAEYRAVTGVDNTIDNALLVKANNREYEAKGIQTVANYTFETGKVKHDIDFGIRYHEDYEDRFQWVDGYAIQNGVMNRTSSGIPGTDANRITKAQAVAAHVLYNLNIDRFTFTPGIRYEDIKLNSLNYGTNDVNRVGTALAKANNNINVWIPGMGILYKINDDYNVFTSIHKGFSPPGITAGEDAENSLNTELGFRFRKNALQGEIIGYYNNFSNLQGSDSMSGGGTGTGDLFNAGAAVVKGIELLATYDVINNREKGFKVPVTVSYTLTDTELKNNFNSTIWGTVENGDEIPYIAKNQIAITTAFETEKLNFALSGKYVDAFRTLAGNGTIPAANKVPSNFIIDFSAKYHLTNNISLMGNIINLLDKEYAVSRVPAGLRPGQPFGINFGIMAQL
- a CDS encoding FeoB-associated Cys-rich membrane protein, encoding MDIQEILAFLALGIALAFLIKKFFIKKKKSDKNCGSGDCGCS
- a CDS encoding metal-dependent transcriptional regulator; the protein is MTFSEENYLKTIYHLTIISDSEISTNAIAEKMETKASSVTDMLKKLAEKDLVNYKKYQGVSLTNHGKIAAKMIVRKHRLWEVFLVDKLDFSWDEVHDIAEQLEHIKSEKLINKLDDFLGNPTEDPHGDPIPDANGQIVKIEKQLLSELHENQTGICVGVKDTSSEFLKYLDKQGIALGSKIEIISKESFDLSLKIKVDQKELTISNKIASNLFVKVS